A part of Onthophagus taurus isolate NC chromosome 7, IU_Otau_3.0, whole genome shotgun sequence genomic DNA contains:
- the LOC111414314 gene encoding paired box protein Pax-1, whose product MDNDSQSQQYGEVNQLGGVFVNGRPLPNPVRLKIVELSQIGIRPCDISRQLRVSHGCVSKILARYNETGSIQPGAIGGSKPRVTTPKVVAYIKKLKQKDPGIFAHEIRDRLLSDGVCDKYNCPSVSSISRILRNKIRTLVHSGNNHHGHALYNMYPTYSGYHQQKITNSGSNQRLNGSCWPSSHTVNNILAVADPHGFRPPSHLTSSGTNLTAGLAPNVAEQNYNYYYMLNSGMTGHHSL is encoded by the exons atggataaTG atAGTCAATCTCAACAATATGGCGAAGTAAACCAACTAGGTGGAGTTTTTGTAAACGGACGTCCCTTACCAAATCCAGTTCGATTAAAAATCGTCGAATTATCACAAATTGGAATCCGCCCTTGCGATATTTCTCGACAATTACGCGTCTCTCATGGTTGTGTTTCTAAGATTTTGGCGAGATACAATGAGACTGGTTCAATTCAACCAGGAGCAATCGGAGGTTCAAAACCGCGAGTTACTACGCCGAAAGTGGTCGCTTACATCAAAAAGCTTAAACAGAAAGATCCGGGGATTTTCGCGCATGAAATAAGAGATCGTTTGTTATCGGATGGAGTTTGCGATAAATATAATTGTCCGTCGGTTAGTTCAATAAGTCGGATTTTAAGGAATAAGATAAGAACGTTGGTTCATTCGGGAAATAATCATCACGGACATGCTTTGTATAATATGTATCCAACTTATTCAGGTTAccatcaacaaaaaataacaaattccGGTTCAAATCAGCGTTTAAATGGCAGTTGTTGGCCAAGTTCTCATACggttaataatattttggcCGTCGCTGATCCGCACGGGTTTCGACCACCGTCACATTTGACATCTTCAGGTACTAATTTAACCGCCGGATTAGCGCCGAACGTTGCagaacaaaattataattattattatatgttgAATTCTGGAATGACCGGACATCATTCACTTTAA